A region from the Muribaculum gordoncarteri genome encodes:
- a CDS encoding PP2C family protein-serine/threonine phosphatase: MVQFNTKYPAEGYAESRIGGRSENQDTCAYVDTPLGLLVLVCDGMGGGPGGKTASMLAAKTISDTLLATKPDDDRELMILKAVKAAHKALFDAVEANPQLKGMGTTVTLLLLNEQSAMVAHVGDSRIYQFRNGHRVFRTTDHSMVMDMVKLKRINEEQARVHPQSNVITRALGHGESPVPDIEELPYLKGDRFVLCTDGIWGAMPEKELIKIIGGVSNPAGAVEEAVVKIDDIGASEGGHHDNLTIAIVNTTSNSILKIPMSPTVKKLLIALAAIAAVSVILNIVLLTRGSGKDKEKQETPVTVTAPAQIEQATIDSIIEVRMRELEAKNREQLDQIDKMLKDKKVEEATKSIGNSLENLKVLEKLDQLIAQLNKLMEMKAGKDKKAEINKTINQVKELTPQLEALKVPQADINYVVTELGKEICTRNPSEKGVKGQYTLITKRMRQIQSAIRTH; this comes from the coding sequence ATGGTACAATTCAACACAAAATATCCGGCTGAAGGCTACGCCGAGTCACGAATCGGCGGACGCAGCGAGAACCAGGACACCTGTGCCTATGTCGACACTCCGCTGGGACTTCTGGTTCTTGTGTGCGACGGAATGGGCGGAGGTCCCGGCGGAAAGACAGCGTCGATGCTCGCCGCCAAGACCATTTCCGACACTCTCCTCGCCACGAAGCCCGACGACGACCGCGAGCTGATGATCCTCAAGGCCGTCAAAGCCGCGCATAAAGCTCTTTTCGATGCAGTAGAGGCCAATCCACAGCTAAAAGGGATGGGCACAACCGTTACGCTGCTGCTCCTCAACGAGCAGTCGGCGATGGTGGCCCACGTAGGCGACAGCCGAATATACCAATTCCGCAACGGACACCGCGTATTTCGCACAACCGATCACTCAATGGTAATGGACATGGTGAAGCTCAAGCGCATCAACGAAGAGCAGGCGCGAGTGCATCCGCAGTCCAATGTCATCACTCGTGCACTCGGACACGGCGAAAGCCCCGTCCCCGACATCGAGGAGCTTCCCTACCTTAAAGGCGACCGTTTTGTGCTGTGCACCGACGGTATATGGGGAGCCATGCCCGAAAAAGAGCTTATAAAGATAATAGGAGGTGTGAGCAATCCCGCCGGAGCCGTTGAAGAAGCAGTCGTAAAAATCGACGACATCGGAGCAAGCGAAGGCGGTCACCATGACAACCTCACAATAGCCATAGTAAATACAACTTCTAACTCTATATTGAAAATTCCCATGTCACCAACTGTGAAAAAGCTGTTGATAGCACTTGCCGCCATTGCGGCCGTCAGCGTAATACTTAACATCGTACTGCTTACCCGAGGCTCAGGCAAGGATAAGGAGAAGCAGGAAACGCCGGTGACGGTAACTGCCCCGGCACAAATCGAGCAGGCAACAATCGACTCAATAATAGAGGTGAGAATGCGCGAGCTTGAAGCCAAGAATCGTGAGCAGCTCGACCAAATCGACAAGATGCTTAAGGACAAGAAAGTTGAGGAAGCCACCAAGTCAATAGGCAACTCTCTTGAAAACCTCAAGGTGCTCGAAAAACTCGATCAGCTTATCGCCCAGCTCAACAAGCTCATGGAAATGAAAGCGGGCAAGGACAAAAAGGCTGAAATAAACAAAACCATCAACCAAGTGAAGGAACTCACCCCACAGCTCGAAGCATTGAAAGTGCCTCAGGCCGACATCAATTATGTAGTCACCGAACTGGGAAAGGAAATATGCACCCGCAATCCGTCGGAAAAAGGCGTTAAGGGCCAATATACATTAATAACCAAGCGCATGCGTCAGATACAAAGCGCCATTCGCACTCATTAA
- a CDS encoding FHA domain-containing protein, protein MHNKNAGSNPNDPMRPIGPANTQYERPVVGFLYSISRKGVGEYWPLHPGTNTIGRNEGCDIVLKEATVSGEHALLQIKQMESTGEILAQIKDAGSANGVWVDNNELRFDYFQCESGNILRIGKNYSLLLILINAKEHGLSVAEEFIPTETSGPIPPIPGDNSDKTGGFYDHTNRNTGGTVGMDDGTSGFNAGGTQFL, encoded by the coding sequence ATGCACAATAAGAATGCCGGAAGCAATCCAAACGACCCGATGCGTCCCATTGGACCGGCCAACACTCAATATGAAAGGCCGGTAGTAGGATTCCTATACTCAATATCGCGTAAGGGAGTGGGCGAATACTGGCCTCTGCACCCCGGCACCAACACAATAGGCCGCAACGAAGGATGTGACATCGTGCTGAAAGAAGCCACCGTATCAGGCGAACACGCATTGTTGCAAATCAAGCAGATGGAATCGACCGGTGAGATTCTCGCGCAAATCAAGGACGCAGGCTCGGCCAACGGAGTATGGGTCGACAACAACGAGCTACGATTTGACTACTTCCAGTGCGAAAGCGGCAACATCCTGCGCATAGGCAAAAACTACTCGCTGCTGCTTATCCTTATAAACGCCAAGGAACACGGGCTGTCGGTGGCCGAAGAGTTTATCCCGACCGAAACATCAGGACCGATTCCCCCGATTCCCGGCGACAACAGCGACAAAACAGGAGGCTTCTACGACCACACCAACCGCAACACCGGCGGCACCGTGGGCATGGACGACGGAACATCAGGATTCAACGCAGGAGGCACCCAATTCCTCTAA
- a CDS encoding FHA domain-containing protein: MKLFKIGSNSKCDIVLNSPYVSGLHAELTSLPEGNFILEDKNSTNGTTVNGKKIEGAKEITVVRGDKIVFGDTPLNWNAIPQHEKFTDCKKVLNIGSNFRNELQITDPYVSRYHAILKIDKNGKPYIKDLKSKNGVLLNGIKIPANQWVPLKRKDTVNLGNIDITDQIKGVIPVPFPWLKIVAAVVVAAAVLVGGYFGYRAIDGVGGGIGGAKPTIADVRTSVVYVTASFQLNTRFEDCPIHPEIWNAVIRAHYPNIGNCDTGELPVQIQSYSATAFFLDREGRMATNRHVASPWELEYLPASERAEIRTEMEKMVNEQLPLEINQVGRDLVDTYNAAYQMSPTKFMLWGMIYTQAQNLYAQGKISDFYGYIDSLIRQLKNCKRSITGNMLSISVGYAGINYTHEDEYDRCDVVAVSPSDDMDIAILQLNKKRTPDIVKFVFSPENFFTGTLEPQKDKLMWIGYPRGNMMARDQITHSIEPQIRNTVCSKVPSKYSFEFQGESLGGASGSPIFNAETFQLVGVLWGGYTTGATYGLACQAKYLKRLYDEEVGNI; encoded by the coding sequence ATGAAACTTTTTAAAATCGGCAGCAACTCAAAGTGTGACATAGTGCTTAATTCGCCCTATGTAAGCGGACTTCATGCCGAACTCACTTCTCTACCTGAAGGCAACTTCATCCTGGAGGACAAAAACAGCACCAACGGAACAACCGTAAACGGTAAAAAAATCGAAGGCGCTAAGGAAATAACCGTAGTAAGAGGCGACAAAATCGTATTTGGCGACACGCCTTTGAACTGGAACGCCATCCCCCAGCATGAAAAATTCACTGATTGCAAAAAGGTTCTCAACATCGGCTCCAACTTCCGTAACGAGCTTCAGATTACCGATCCCTATGTAAGCCGCTATCACGCCATCCTGAAAATCGACAAGAATGGCAAGCCCTACATCAAGGACCTCAAGAGCAAGAACGGAGTGCTGCTTAACGGAATAAAGATACCCGCCAATCAATGGGTGCCCCTAAAGCGCAAAGACACTGTAAACCTTGGCAACATCGACATCACCGACCAAATCAAGGGAGTGATTCCCGTTCCGTTCCCATGGCTTAAGATTGTGGCAGCCGTGGTTGTCGCAGCGGCTGTACTGGTAGGAGGATATTTCGGATACAGGGCTATTGACGGAGTCGGCGGCGGCATTGGCGGTGCCAAACCTACCATCGCCGATGTTCGCACCTCGGTAGTATACGTGACTGCATCATTCCAGCTTAATACCCGTTTTGAGGACTGCCCGATACATCCTGAAATATGGAATGCCGTCATAAGGGCTCATTATCCCAACATCGGCAACTGTGATACCGGCGAACTTCCCGTACAAATTCAAAGCTACAGCGCAACAGCGTTCTTCCTCGACCGCGAAGGTCGCATGGCAACCAACCGCCACGTAGCATCGCCGTGGGAGCTTGAATATCTCCCGGCAAGCGAAAGAGCTGAGATTAGAACCGAAATGGAGAAAATGGTCAATGAGCAACTGCCGCTTGAAATCAACCAGGTGGGACGTGACCTTGTCGACACCTACAATGCGGCCTATCAGATGAGCCCGACCAAATTCATGCTTTGGGGCATGATCTATACCCAGGCCCAGAATCTCTACGCACAAGGCAAGATTTCCGATTTTTACGGCTACATCGACTCCCTTATTCGTCAGCTTAAGAACTGCAAGCGTTCGATTACCGGCAATATGCTCTCGATATCGGTAGGATATGCAGGCATCAACTATACTCATGAGGATGAATACGACCGTTGCGATGTTGTCGCCGTGTCGCCTTCCGACGATATGGACATAGCCATCCTGCAGCTCAACAAGAAGCGCACTCCCGACATTGTCAAGTTTGTATTCTCACCCGAGAACTTCTTTACCGGCACTCTCGAACCCCAGAAGGACAAGCTCATGTGGATCGGCTATCCTCGCGGCAACATGATGGCTCGCGACCAGATAACCCACTCAATCGAGCCCCAGATACGCAACACAGTTTGCTCAAAGGTTCCGAGCAAATACTCGTTTGAGTTCCAGGGCGAATCACTTGGAGGAGCCAGCGGCTCACCCATCTTCAATGCCGAAACATTCCAGCTCGTAGGTGTACTGTGGGGTGGATACACTACCGGTGCCACTTACGGTCTTGCCTGCCAGGCCAAGTATCTTAAGCGATTGTATGACGAAGAAGTAGGTAATATATGA
- a CDS encoding WG repeat-containing protein has translation MIKRLFLFTILITAAVSVSAETAVWSVLPEYNGITRLSDDLFIVEKGARSAIIDASGKEVIPMTLDSITPMVDGKSLLLTRDGSDFRLRSIIFENQRIVNVDGEYFVGDYPFFSEGMLPVYNKKGYYGYIDDEGRLAIDFKYRNIHPFSEGLASVSKISTGVFGSVKNKVSDLANNIAKRKTRVYFIDMHGKELKLQKDIGNITMGSTFLNGESVVEDTKGNFFVINTQGRMIKRLGSEDLTFDDRYSVVSDDETPQPVKTSGPQPFLDNRKYGYRSAKGGVVVVPQFNYAYPFENGHAIVKSGAFWGILALSDGKFDVTKRIVVKRRKNVDEVVEYNVTVPAGYADTPLSMVIDADGQKSEETSESGATRQFKIKTPESDYKLYLMSSNLILWSANEDVQTKMETADMMRISVSKSSKADKNDRAPITVRISNPTDEEVTIEVKVTGEKLTPVTKTLTIPEKSSRSIHTAFNNVTEASSKTVAVSIEGKTSYFKVNPVTPFFVDF, from the coding sequence ATGATAAAGCGTCTGTTTCTTTTTACTATTCTAATAACTGCAGCAGTTTCGGTCAGCGCCGAAACTGCTGTATGGTCAGTATTGCCCGAGTACAACGGCATCACCCGTCTTAGCGATGACCTGTTTATCGTCGAGAAAGGTGCGCGCTCGGCAATAATCGATGCAAGCGGCAAGGAGGTCATACCCATGACACTCGACTCCATCACCCCCATGGTCGACGGCAAGTCGCTCCTGCTCACCCGCGACGGCAGTGACTTCCGTCTGCGTAGCATCATATTTGAAAATCAGCGCATAGTCAATGTCGATGGCGAATACTTTGTAGGCGACTATCCCTTCTTCTCCGAAGGCATGCTCCCCGTCTACAACAAAAAGGGTTACTATGGCTACATCGACGATGAAGGACGGCTTGCAATTGACTTCAAGTACCGAAACATACATCCGTTTTCCGAAGGTCTTGCTTCGGTAAGCAAGATATCGACAGGCGTGTTCGGTTCAGTAAAGAACAAGGTCAGCGACCTTGCCAACAACATTGCAAAACGAAAGACACGTGTCTACTTCATCGACATGCACGGTAAAGAGCTTAAGCTCCAGAAGGACATAGGCAACATCACCATGGGCAGTACGTTTCTCAACGGCGAAAGCGTCGTAGAGGACACCAAGGGCAACTTCTTCGTCATCAACACCCAGGGCCGAATGATAAAGCGTCTTGGCAGTGAGGATCTCACCTTCGACGACCGGTATTCGGTAGTAAGCGATGACGAAACGCCACAGCCCGTAAAGACTTCGGGTCCCCAGCCGTTCCTGGACAACCGTAAGTACGGTTATCGCTCGGCTAAAGGCGGCGTAGTCGTTGTTCCCCAGTTCAATTACGCCTATCCGTTTGAGAACGGTCACGCCATTGTAAAGAGCGGTGCCTTCTGGGGTATCCTGGCTTTGAGCGACGGTAAATTTGATGTCACAAAACGCATCGTTGTAAAACGCCGCAAAAATGTCGACGAAGTGGTTGAATACAATGTCACCGTTCCCGCCGGATATGCCGACACACCGTTGTCGATGGTAATAGATGCCGACGGACAGAAGAGTGAGGAAACTTCGGAATCAGGAGCCACACGACAATTCAAGATAAAGACTCCGGAATCTGACTACAAGCTCTACCTCATGTCGTCCAACCTGATTCTGTGGTCGGCCAATGAGGATGTGCAGACCAAGATGGAAACAGCCGACATGATGCGCATTTCGGTTTCAAAGAGTTCAAAGGCCGACAAAAACGACCGCGCTCCCATAACCGTGCGCATCAGCAATCCCACCGACGAGGAAGTGACGATTGAAGTGAAGGTCACCGGTGAAAAACTCACCCCTGTCACCAAGACTTTGACCATCCCCGAAAAATCATCGCGTTCGATACACACCGCCTTCAACAATGTCACTGAGGCTTCATCCAAAACAGTGGCCGTGAGCATCGAGGGAAAGACATCGTACTTCAAGGTGAATCCCGTCACTCCATTTTTTGTAGATTTTTAA
- a CDS encoding DUF488 domain-containing protein, producing MTDIKIKRAYEEAAPADGYRILVDRLWPRGVSHERLDCKQWAKNIAPSNDLREWFHEDPDHRWNEFMTRYRDELKASPDFVPFVNEISQYPVVTFVYGAHDELHNNAVILRDECIVALDITPINKINENIV from the coding sequence ATGACTGATATTAAAATCAAAAGAGCTTACGAAGAAGCCGCTCCTGCCGACGGCTACAGAATACTTGTTGACCGATTGTGGCCCCGTGGAGTCAGCCACGAAAGACTTGACTGTAAACAATGGGCCAAGAACATCGCGCCGTCAAACGACCTGCGCGAATGGTTTCACGAGGACCCCGACCATCGCTGGAATGAATTCATGACGCGTTATCGCGATGAATTGAAGGCATCGCCCGACTTCGTTCCGTTTGTAAATGAGATATCGCAATATCCGGTTGTAACTTTTGTATACGGGGCACATGACGAGCTCCATAACAACGCAGTAATTCTGCGCGATGAGTGCATTGTGGCACTCGACATAACGCCAATTAACAAAATTAATGAAAATATTGTTTGA
- a CDS encoding serine/threonine-protein kinase, whose product MTPIVQQGNRIYLTVGRDIYWYDITSRPLGSGAMGTVFLGRNLNNNHDLVAIKLVKSEYASIPTVRRRARQEGSLQYGHNHLIEMLGYCENHPVEGPLFIVSKYIRGITLDDHVVDNLNHLPDRINKIIATAFPVLEALSYLHKKNIVHLDIKPSNIMVETGNCNIRLMDLGICNVRSATEITSAGILGTPGYAAPEQYVKPGEPLDIDPRTDLYELAVTYYELLGGDKSLTNRQGDDNPPAIPGVPKPIMQVLYKALRKSRDDRYPSADAMIAALRNALAPARPWYVRLFQS is encoded by the coding sequence ATGACCCCAATAGTCCAACAAGGCAATCGGATATATCTTACGGTAGGGCGTGACATCTACTGGTATGACATAACCTCGCGCCCGCTCGGAAGCGGAGCCATGGGCACGGTATTCCTCGGCCGAAACCTCAACAACAACCATGACCTTGTGGCGATAAAGCTGGTCAAGTCGGAATACGCATCCATCCCCACCGTGCGCCGACGGGCCCGACAGGAGGGAAGTCTGCAATACGGCCACAACCACCTCATCGAGATGCTCGGCTACTGCGAGAACCATCCGGTCGAAGGCCCGCTCTTCATCGTAAGCAAATACATAAGAGGCATAACGCTCGACGACCATGTGGTGGACAACCTCAATCACCTGCCCGACAGGATAAACAAGATAATAGCCACGGCCTTTCCCGTGCTTGAGGCCCTGTCCTATCTGCACAAGAAAAACATCGTGCATCTTGACATAAAGCCGTCAAACATCATGGTGGAAACAGGCAACTGCAACATTCGACTGATGGACCTCGGCATTTGCAACGTGCGCAGCGCCACCGAGATAACATCGGCAGGCATTCTCGGCACGCCGGGATATGCCGCGCCCGAGCAGTACGTAAAACCCGGTGAGCCGCTCGACATCGACCCGCGCACCGACCTTTACGAGCTCGCCGTGACCTATTACGAGCTGTTGGGAGGCGACAAATCACTGACCAACCGTCAGGGCGACGACAATCCTCCGGCAATTCCCGGTGTCCCCAAGCCCATAATGCAAGTGCTCTACAAGGCTTTGCGCAAATCGCGCGACGACCGATACCCCTCGGCCGACGCCATGATTGCAGCGTTACGCAATGCTCTCGCACCCGCCAGGCCATGGTATGTTCGCCTGTTTCAAAGTTAA
- a CDS encoding threonine/serine exporter family protein, translating to MMTTTVTTMNSGASSRDDDCRFLGDYASYMLGCGATCERITRNVARMANAVGAKADLMILPSHIVVTLIDNSSGERCQCSTARTSVPVSYNINTRLSNLSWRVAEGRCSMSHARRLFGRIINIKPVNVWQVMWLVVIANASFCRLFGGDVTAMGIVALATMLGYSLKNILMSHHVDGKAVFLFCSFVSAVTATAGHVFSLSSTPDVALATSVLYLIPGIPYINSVSDLLTGHYLCSLSRFIDAALLTACIALGLTGAFFIMNLKVF from the coding sequence ATGATGACGACGACTGTGACGACTATGAATAGCGGTGCCTCTTCACGTGACGACGATTGCCGATTTTTAGGCGACTATGCGTCATATATGCTCGGATGCGGTGCCACGTGTGAGCGAATCACAAGAAATGTGGCCCGCATGGCAAATGCCGTAGGCGCGAAGGCCGACCTGATGATACTGCCCTCGCACATTGTCGTCACCTTGATTGATAACAGTAGCGGAGAGCGGTGTCAATGTTCCACGGCTCGCACGAGTGTGCCGGTGAGCTACAACATAAACACACGTTTGAGCAACCTTAGCTGGCGTGTCGCCGAGGGCCGTTGCTCTATGAGTCATGCCCGGCGACTTTTCGGTCGCATCATCAACATCAAGCCCGTCAATGTGTGGCAGGTGATGTGGCTCGTGGTTATTGCCAACGCATCGTTTTGCCGGCTATTTGGCGGCGATGTGACGGCTATGGGTATAGTGGCGTTGGCAACCATGCTGGGGTATTCGTTGAAAAACATTCTCATGTCGCATCATGTCGACGGCAAGGCGGTGTTTCTCTTCTGCTCATTCGTTTCGGCGGTCACGGCCACAGCAGGCCACGTGTTTTCGCTGTCGTCAACGCCTGATGTTGCGTTGGCCACCAGTGTGTTGTATCTGATTCCCGGAATTCCCTATATAAACAGCGTGAGCGACTTGTTGACAGGGCATTACCTCTGTTCTCTGAGCCGATTCATCGACGCTGCGCTGTTGACGGCGTGCATCGCTCTCGGGTTGACCGGCGCTTTTTTCATAATGAACCTTAAGGTGTTTTGA
- a CDS encoding glycoside hydrolase family 43 protein translates to MKSLHSLALALLCLLAFGAKAADRHVPTEDEMSAYLFVFFSDPTHGLFMATSDDGYTFTALNDGKPIIAGDTIAEQKGVRDPHISRGPDGAFYLAMTDLHIFAKQRGLRETQWDRPAEDYGWGNNQALVMMKSYDLINWTRSNMRIDKTYPEKFGNAGCIWAPETIYDPVEGKMMIYFTSRMGNGGSKLYYAYTDDDFTTLVTEPKLLMEYPDENIEVLDADISRMPDGRWCMAYVAQEKPGGIKIAYSDNVNGPWEYLPDQVDFEDGACEAPNVWKRIGEDKWVLMYDIFSIRPNNFGFAETTDFKTFKNLGHFNEGVMKITNFTSPKHGSIIPITAEEKARLEKHWSAAK, encoded by the coding sequence ATGAAATCACTACACAGTCTTGCATTGGCACTCTTGTGCCTCCTGGCATTCGGAGCCAAGGCCGCCGACCGTCATGTGCCGACGGAGGATGAAATGAGCGCCTATCTGTTTGTTTTCTTCAGCGACCCCACTCATGGCCTTTTCATGGCAACGAGCGATGACGGCTACACATTCACTGCGCTTAACGACGGTAAGCCCATAATTGCCGGTGACACAATCGCCGAGCAGAAGGGTGTGCGCGACCCGCACATCTCGCGTGGCCCCGATGGCGCATTCTATCTAGCCATGACCGACCTGCACATATTTGCAAAGCAGCGCGGATTGCGTGAAACTCAGTGGGACCGTCCTGCCGAGGATTACGGCTGGGGTAACAACCAGGCTCTTGTAATGATGAAGTCCTACGACTTGATCAACTGGACACGCAGCAACATGCGCATCGACAAGACTTATCCCGAGAAGTTTGGCAATGCCGGCTGTATATGGGCTCCCGAAACTATATATGACCCGGTCGAGGGTAAGATGATGATTTACTTTACATCGAGAATGGGCAACGGAGGCTCGAAGCTCTACTATGCCTATACCGATGATGACTTCACTACTCTTGTTACCGAGCCGAAGCTTCTGATGGAGTATCCCGATGAAAACATCGAGGTGCTTGATGCCGACATCTCGCGTATGCCCGACGGACGCTGGTGCATGGCTTACGTTGCACAGGAGAAACCCGGTGGAATTAAAATCGCCTATTCCGACAATGTGAACGGCCCCTGGGAATATCTTCCCGATCAGGTTGACTTTGAGGACGGTGCCTGCGAGGCTCCCAATGTGTGGAAGCGCATAGGCGAGGACAAGTGGGTGCTGATGTATGACATTTTCAGCATTCGTCCCAATAACTTCGGATTTGCTGAAACTACCGACTTCAAGACATTCAAGAATCTCGGACATTTCAATGAAGGCGTGATGAAAATCACCAACTTCACATCGCCCAAGCACGGATCGATCATCCCCATTACCGCTGAGGAGAAGGCTCGTCTTGAGAAGCACTGGAGTGCCGCCAAGTAA
- a CDS encoding threonine/serine exporter family protein, whose protein sequence is MSIILDILEDGVFAALAAIGFAAISNPPRMAFKYCALIAAMGHVSRYCLMNLLGLGIVSASLSGALVIGLMSIIMAPRVKCPPETFCFPALLPMIPGIYAYRSVQAFVLALSTSCESEFSHYFYLFEFNGVTCVLVILSMVVGEMLPILVFRKISFTATR, encoded by the coding sequence ATGAGTATCATATTGGACATATTGGAGGACGGGGTGTTTGCGGCACTTGCAGCTATCGGTTTCGCTGCTATAAGCAATCCTCCCCGCATGGCGTTTAAATATTGTGCGCTTATAGCGGCAATGGGGCATGTGAGCCGCTATTGCCTGATGAACCTGCTTGGACTTGGCATTGTGTCGGCAAGTCTTTCAGGGGCCCTTGTCATCGGGCTCATGTCGATAATCATGGCTCCGCGAGTCAAATGCCCTCCTGAAACTTTCTGCTTCCCGGCGCTGCTCCCTATGATTCCGGGAATATATGCCTACCGGTCAGTACAAGCTTTTGTGCTTGCATTGTCGACCTCGTGCGAAAGCGAGTTTTCTCACTATTTTTATCTCTTTGAGTTCAACGGAGTCACGTGTGTGCTTGTTATACTCTCAATGGTAGTGGGCGAAATGTTGCCTATACTCGTTTTCAGGAAAATATCTTTCACCGCTACGCGTTGA
- a CDS encoding FHA domain-containing protein produces the protein MKVITIGRDPECNIVLDDNLISRRHAVLRLHGTGKIEIIDYSSNGTFINGTRIVSNTPLKIHRKDAVSFAHAKTLDWSQIPDPSRKPRMIILIVFIASVLVTIAGIVVSHLPASKSDSGASQDIEVYENTEQPAQGNGNATAKPDGTTAQPEKPNQEEASSSDIKLAPDSRILNEVDRKKREQIEREKKKKEEEAKRKQEAEAKAKKEAEAAKAKKEAPRRRGTM, from the coding sequence ATGAAAGTAATTACCATAGGACGCGACCCCGAATGCAATATCGTGCTCGATGACAACCTCATAAGCCGCCGACACGCAGTGCTGCGCCTCCACGGCACCGGAAAAATCGAGATTATCGACTATAGCAGCAACGGAACGTTTATCAACGGAACCCGAATTGTCAGCAACACCCCGTTAAAGATACATCGCAAGGACGCAGTGTCATTCGCCCATGCCAAGACCCTTGACTGGAGCCAGATTCCCGACCCGTCACGTAAGCCTCGCATGATCATCCTCATTGTGTTCATTGCCTCGGTGCTCGTCACTATTGCAGGAATCGTGGTGTCGCATCTGCCGGCAAGTAAATCCGATTCCGGTGCATCGCAGGACATCGAGGTCTATGAAAATACCGAGCAACCCGCTCAGGGCAACGGCAATGCTACCGCCAAGCCCGACGGCACAACCGCCCAACCTGAAAAACCTAATCAGGAAGAAGCATCGTCAAGCGACATAAAACTGGCTCCCGACTCCCGCATTCTCAATGAAGTCGACCGCAAGAAGCGCGAACAGATTGAACGCGAGAAGAAGAAAAAAGAGGAGGAGGCCAAGCGCAAGCAGGAAGCTGAAGCAAAGGCCAAGAAAGAGGCCGAAGCTGCAAAAGCCAAGAAAGAGGCACCCCGCCGTCGCGGCACAATGTAA
- the crcB gene encoding fluoride efflux transporter CrcB — protein MIKAMLIAGAGGFVGTCGRYLIGKWCSGMFHGAFPLGTFMVNIIGCFIIGLFFGLLEKAHVMTPGENVLLITGFCGGFTTFSSFADDMWVLGSKGEWSTCVLYLAASVVLGVLLVWAGRALIR, from the coding sequence ATGATTAAGGCGATGTTAATTGCAGGAGCAGGTGGATTTGTTGGCACCTGTGGCCGTTATCTTATAGGTAAATGGTGTTCGGGAATGTTTCATGGCGCTTTCCCGCTGGGAACATTCATGGTGAATATCATAGGCTGTTTTATCATCGGATTGTTTTTCGGTCTTCTTGAAAAAGCTCATGTCATGACTCCGGGCGAAAATGTGCTGTTGATTACCGGATTCTGCGGCGGTTTCACTACATTCTCTTCATTTGCCGATGACATGTGGGTTCTTGGCAGCAAGGGTGAGTGGTCGACATGCGTGCTTTACCTTGCAGCGAGCGTAGTACTCGGTGTACTCCTCGTTTGGGCCGGCCGTGCTCTCATACGTTGA